From the genome of Denticeps clupeoides chromosome 17, fDenClu1.1, whole genome shotgun sequence:
gtcaaaggtaaaggctataagaccacctcgaagcagcttgatgttcctgtgactacagttgcacatactattcagaaatttaagatccatgggactgtagccaacctcTTTGGACGTGGctgcaggaggaaaattgatgacaaatcaaagagacggataatacgaatggtaacaaaagagcccagaaaacttctaaagagatccaaggtgaacttcaagctcaaggaacatcagtgtcagatcgcacCATCCATCAttgtttgagccaaagtggacttcatgggagacgaccaaggaggacactattgttgaaaacaaataataaaaaagccagactggaatttgccaaactacatgtggacaagccacaaaaatatcctatggacagatgagacaaaaattttactttttgccaaggcacaccagctctatgttcacagattgaaaaattaagcatatcaagaaaagaacaccatcccttctgtgaaacatggaggagattctgttatgttctggggcttCTTTGCTGCATTtggcacagggtgtcttgaatctgtgcagggtacaatgaaatctcaagactatcaagggattctagagtgaaatgtgctggccagtgtcagaaagtttggtctcagtcgcaggttatgggtcttgcaacaggacaatgacccaaaacacacagctaaaacacccaagaatggctaagaggaaaacattggactCTTCTAAAGTGGTCttctatgagccctgacctcagtcctattgagcatctttggaaagagctgaaacatggCGTCTGTaaaaggcacccttcaaacctgagacaactggagcagtttgctcatgaggagtgggaccaaatacctgctgagaagtgcaAAAGTCTCATTGACCGTTACAGGAATtgtttgattgcagtgattgcctcaaaaggttgtgcaacaaaatattaccatcatttttgtccaggcctgtttcatgagttcatttttttaaataattctgttgaagcatggttgaaaatcaatgtctgactttcattggttaaatttcatagaatttttatttattattacttttgtcagattaaagttatttctgtgaccattgtgagtttttctttcattgactgaagggtaccaacaattttgtccacgtgtgtgtatatatatatgtgtgtgtgtgtgtgtgtgtgtgtgtgtgtgtgtgtgtgtactgcatATGCATCATACACGAATGCATCAgaagaacagagaaaaaaacagaagaaaagcagCCCCCAGACCGTACTCCAGTAGAGAGTACATTGTGGGAACCAAAAAGAAAACCTCAGCAACATAAGCACATACTACgcaatatataaacaaacagaCAGCAAAGGTGTGGGGGTGTGGCGGGTGCATGTCTGTAGAGAGAGAGCCAAACTGCCACACCTTCCAGTGGAGATTCAGAAGGGACCTTGGTGCTGATTAGGGGAGCCAAATGATTTTTTGGGTGTCCGGGTGGAAAGCTGTCATTTCACAGCTCTCCTAAAGTCGAAACAGTGGTtgtgttttcactggtttgtatgAGACTGCATGAGACTTTTGAACAGCACTGTATTTTTTGGCAGTGGTGAAAAGGTTTTGAGTGCCTTGTGTGAACAAATTGTTTGGATTTTAATGATTTGATACAACTGAATCCTGCATTAATGTGACTggttattttttacttttcttgcTTCAGAGTCCAGGTGTGTTCTGCTCCCAGTGGTTCTGCATCACCTCGAAGTGCACATGCAGGGACAAAGGGACTTAGGCATGTGTGCACACATCCTTACTAAAATGCTTTCCAACATCAATGTGGATGATATGGTAAGTCTATGCAATCAATGCAACTATTTTCATTATAAAACACcaaacaaaatgtttacaaGTTGCAGAAACAAATATTAAGACAAAGTCTgttaaaataaagacatttttcaaattcataatacaatttaaattataatagtatttctgcccccccccccccccccccccccccccccccccaattaaGGAGCGTGTGGCTTCTGAAGAGGTGAATATGATCATGGAGAGTATATCAGGTGTACTGCTGAGAACTATACTTCAAGTCTCAAGCTACCCACAGACACCCAGGACTGCAATGCGGCTACAGTACCAAGATGTCACTGTAAGAGATTCTGAACCTTTCTCTAGGAAAAATACATTCTTCCATGATGATTGTCCAGAAACTGTTAtgtgttttggattttttttttttaagggtgaATTTGTGGCATGTTTACTGACACTCCTGCGGCAGCTGAACGATAAAGACTATCAGCAGCTACTGACAAGACTTCCCAGCAAAGATGAGCTTACGGTAAACTGTTTCTATTCTATCatggaattattatttttttttattaaaatccttTTTAAGAAATAGAACCCGTTTAGACCAGTTAGAGCatcatatgcatttaaaatgtactgcTAGATGgctcatttttttctgtcctttttacTTTGTGCCAAAGAATTTTCTCCTGCAGCTATTTACCATATTTCAAATACTCATCCGACCAGACATGTTTCCTAGAGACTGGACAGTCATGCGACTGGTCACCAACAAGTAAGCTTGTACtttatttctaaatgtaaataaatgtatatactaCATATAATGAATGAcctgttttattaatttacttttagtgTGATTATCACTACACTGCTGTATCTCTCAGACACATTGAGGAAGAATTTCCTCAATGAACAGTTTGACTTCaaggtaataataaaaaaaggcaacCCAAACTCCTTCATCCGTAGCTGCCCTTTAATCAATCTGTGTATTCGCGGAGTCAGCCTTATATGATTAGTATTGATTCTGTCTCCTTAGGTGTGGGAGTCATATTTTTATCTCTCCATTGTTTTCATAAACCAACCATGCCTCCAGCTTGAAACATTCCCTCcgtcaaagagaaaaaaagtgctgGAGAAGTACGTTTTCTCCTCATTAAGAGTTTATagcttttacattttctttgtttctcttcAAAAGATGATGACATGATTGTGTTACATTATTTCCTTAGAACAAATTGTTTTACTAATGTGCTCATGTATATCATTTATGAAGATATGGGGACATGAGGGTGATGATTGGATGTGAGATCTTCAGCATATGGCAAAGTTTAggtaagaaaacacattgcaaatatttattatatttaaggTTATGTAACATTGTCTTTATCAATTGCCAGAAATCAAACATGCCTCCTACAATTCACATTAGGTCACCAAGCGAACTTAGCATTTCCTGTCAAGTCATCACTTGCCACCCAGGGTGCTTATTCAggagtgtaaatgtataattgttATAGTTATCATACAGAAAACATTTATGACTTTCCAAATTTTTACCACAAAAATTGGGTAACACAattgcctatgaagcagaagactacaaagtcacaggttcaaaccccactttctgccattgtgtcagtgagcaagacacttaaccctgagtgtctccaggcggactgtAACGCATGATAGTCAGGTTTCTCCGgttaagagtgtctgataaatgtgtcATCTTGCATCTGCAATCAACAGGAAAATGTAATACCGGTAGATTGTGCAAAATACAAGTTTGAGTGCTTCTTTTTGGGTGCTTTTTTATATCAATGTAGATGAGCACAAGCTGAATTTTATTCCTGGAATGATTGGGCCATTTCTGGAGGTGACACTTGTACCCCAGCCCGACCTGAGGAATGTGATGATACCTATCTTCCATGACATGCTGGAGTGTGAACAAAGGAGAAGTGGAAACTTTAAACAGGTGCAGTTCACATTAATGCATTGCTATGGACCCGCAAATGTCACTCAAGATAGATCACTAGAACACAAAGATGATGAATCAGACAAAAAATATTGACTATAGCTGCAAGCACAATGAACACATAAACATGGTTAATTTCAGAATCCTCAGGTAAAATGAATTGCCACTGGAAATATGCCAGACTACATCCTCAGATAGAATGTGAGCCCTTCTGGAAGTGTCTGTACATCTTGTCTTTAGTTCAGTATAGTTTAGTATAGAGACTTCAGTGACTTTGTGAACGCTTAACACTGTTATCCAGGTGGAGGCTAAGTTGATTGACAAGTTGGACAGTTTGATGTCAGATGGCAAAGGGGATGAGACATACAAGGAGCTCTTCAACAGCATGTGAGTTTGGAGCTGCTGTATTTTTTACCGCTGTTTATCTATCATGCATCCTACACTACTCCTACATGCTACTCTCTATTCCGCTATACTCctacacttcttttttttttgtgtgacataCTTGGTTTATataccatgtgtgtgtgtgtgtgtgtgtgtgtgtgtgtgtgtgtgtgtgtgtgtgtgtgtgtgtgtttaatatattttgataATCCAGAGATAAGTTGTTTTTCTCTGTGCATAATTTGTTACATAACAATTCCATCTGAATGAGTAGCTCTCATAGATCCTACAGCTGTGGTTCTTGTGCTCTGTTCAATGTATTTCCATGTGAATGTACAGTACTAAAAATTCTTTGTCCCATCAATGCTTCTGGGAAAAGAATCCCATTGTTTGGTCCATACCCAAGGTAAGAGATTGTGCCATCGTAGAATAACGACTTCattaaatgtattcataaacacacagtgaaagaaatgttATGTTGTAGTCTGCTGAAAAAGATTGAACGAGAGACCTGGAGGGAGAGTGGTGCCTCCTTAATAGCCACTGTTACCCGACTAATGGAGAGACTTCTCGATTACCGGTAGcgtaaacatatatttatttaaaattatgctGGAGGTACAAAAATATCCTTTGTAATGAACATCGTCTCACATAGAGACTGCATGAAGATTGGAGAGGCTGATGGAAAGAAAATGGGCTGCACAGCCAATCTCCTTGTGAGTATGGTGACTCTTCTGGCACTGTTCTTAACGTTATGCaaattagaatataaataaTGTATGTTGTCTGGAGCGCCATGTAGGTGGAATTAATTGATATATATTGTTGTCCATCGATTTTTACCatgatgtacatttttgtaaCCTCTTACATTTATACCACTTTTAACAGAACTTCTACAAAACAGAGCTTAACAAAGAAGAAATGTACATCCGCTACATCCATAAACTGTACGATCTGCATTTTAAAGCACAGAATTACACAGGtacaacaaaacaaatatggaaTTCCATATTTTTGCATCaccattaataattaataatatgttatttcagtgaataatattaatgatcAGCTGAGGTATGGTGTTGCAATAGCTGTGCAGCTGATTCATTTTGCGCATCATTTTCTATGCATTGAGCATGAGGCAACAGGCATCTTCACAATTTAcgtaaatagataaaataagaaACTGTTTGGTGGTCATTTGAATCTTGAACAGAAACTAACtacatgttgttgtttaattatttctgccACCCAGAACTCAACCTGTAATGTGGTTTGTATCAACAGTGCTTaagatgggaggagcctgatgattgacagatgATGACAGATTATGGAtcaatgtcacatgcacaaatgtcattaaagacagtgtttctttcttgtctttttcattcatttatgtaaatctggacaatgcctttgaccttacactagcaaagcACTAGCACCAGTTTAAAAAAGGTTCCCTGTGATTTAGATATGGATATCAGATTTCATCAAATCTTGGGTAATCTGTGTGCTCTGATTCGTTCTTGTGCCTTTCTTCGACCACAGAAGCAGCATACACCCTCCTGCTGTATGACGAGCTGCTGGAGTGGACAGAGCGGCCCCTGAGAGAGTTCCTCACTTACCCCATGCAGAGTGAATGGCAGCGGAAGGAGTGCCTGCATCTCACCATCATTCACAACTTTGATAGGGGAAAAGTCAGtttcttctttttgtgtgtctttactCATCATTGTTGGTTttgcttttgacatttttacaacacTTGTTGTTCCAGTGCTGGGAGAACTGCATCATACTTTGCCGGGAACTAGCAAATCAGTACGAAGCCTATTTTGACTACAGAAACCTGAGTAAAATGAGAGTGagtgttttatattaaataaaatatacggTATGTAATATACTGTGAGAACTGTAGCCTAATTGTCCAGTCCAACAACAAAATATTATGCATAAAGAAGACACTAAGAAATCAGTCCTGTGGGACAAATATGAAGTAAATATGTGTTAAAATATTTGTCTTATGTCTATTTTTGTAGATGATGGAGGCCTCTctatatgaaaaaataattaaccaACAGCGACTAGAACCTGAATTCTTCAGGATTGGTTTCTATGGCAAGAAGTTTCCCTTCTTTTTGCGGGTAAACATttgatttacttattttttcaaTCTATGAGCTTTTTTGAATTGTTGGTTttgaatgaataaagaatgtACACAATGCTCATCTGATTAAATGATGCTCTGTCTCTTGCAATTTAAGTTGCCTCAttataaacagtaaaaaaaacaggagcaaGGATTCTTTGTATTCTTTGCAAGTTGGagtacagtaaagtacagtTTTACGAAGCGAGCTATACATCATGTGCAGCATTTCTCATGATGGTTTTCTCCTGTCTTCTCCACAGAATAAGGAATTTGTTTGCCGAGGAAATGACTATGAGCGTCTAGAGGCCTTCCAGCAACGGATGCTTTCTGAGTTCCCACATGCCATTGCCATGCAACACGCCAACATGCCAGACCAAACCATCCACCAGGCAGAGGCGCAGTGTATCCTTCAATGCAATTTATTTCAGCCAGTCACTAAGTAACTAAATCATGgttaatatgcatgtttttagGTCAAAGtgttacatttttcttttggctTGACTCTTTGTGGTTCAGATCTGCAAATCTATACTGTGAGCCCTGTCCCAGATAGGCAGGATGTGCTGCAGAGGGACGGTGTGCCCAACAACATCAAAAGCTTCTACAAGGTCAACCACATCTGGAGGTTTCGCTATGATCGACCTTTTCATAAGGGCAGCAAAGACAAGGAGAACGAGTTCAAGGTTTCATGCTCACTCTTTTGACTTAATATAATTCTCAATTCAAGAAGCTCTTTAATATATTGTGATTATGTaccatttaatcattttaaaggatTAAAGAAAGATTTGTGTGATTAATAAATTGATCCTCACACTATGAATGTCTTTAGAGTTTGTGGGTGGAACGGACTACATTGACATTGGCCCAAAGTCTGCCAGGCATATCCCGCTGGTTTGAGGTAGAGAAGCGAGAACTGGTAAGAGGTGCTTTGATCCCATTTTCTAGTTAAATTTGTTGAGCAAATGctgtttgtttatattttaagaAGATGTTAGAATGCACAGATAATAGCCTGGACAAATTACTGAGCTGGACTCTTCAGTCATGCACAATAACATGGGCTTTATTGCAGGTTGAGATAAGCCCTCTGGAGAATGCGAGTGAAGTAATAGAAAACAAGAACCTGGAACTCAGAACACTGATTGCGCAGTGCCAGACTCGCCAGATGCAGAACATCAACCCACTCACTATGTGCCTGAATGGAGTCATAGACGCCGCTGTTAATGGAGGACTTGCTCGCTACCAAGAGGTACAGCTGATGCTCCTACTTTTCTTTAATATGTTTGTATGCAGTATGTTATTTACAGTGGAATCCTGTTAGCCGCAGTGTCCAGGAGAACAATGCTGTGGCCAGGGCTGGTGAATTAATCACACTTTTCTAACATGtggtgttgcctagcaactgcaTGCTTGTCATTGATCTTTGTGTAGACTGTACATTATTTGCACCATTGGATGGCTACACGTATACAGAACAGATCTGAGAtctggcctagcagttaaggaagcggcccccataatcagaaggttgccggttcgaatcccgatccgccgaggtgccactaaggtgccactgagccaagcaccgtccccacacactgctccccgggcgcctgtcatggctgcctcagtggcaccttggcagctcgggatttgaaatcggcaaccttctgataaggAGTGTGTTTCAATATGGGTCAATGCCAATGGaacttcattttattaaatatgtagCCATTTTTGATTTTATATATTCTAAATATACTTTTTACTTCAAGCTAAAATATGGAGTCCAAAGGAATATGATTGTTTCTGAATCTTTTATTTAATGAGGAGCTTCATGGTAAATCTGTACCCCCTGCTTGTCTCAATTtcgagggagaaaaagagaaagtagCTGTCCACTCTgtgcagcatccatctcctttttttttagccattactaatcataaaacacacattgttCTGATTTAACAGGCCTTCTTTGCAAAAGACTACATTGCAAACCACCCAGAAGATGGGGACAAGATCAATCGATTGAGAGACCTCATGTTTGAGCAggtaaaaaagtgtaaaaattgTAGAAATAGTTTTAAGGTAGTATTTTATAGTACACTGACTATTATTAAAGCCTCAGCCTCAGATTAAgtaatgctttttaaaaggcACAGGGTTGGGGCAACATTGgatttaaaaatattgaaatattgaacattttttatttaattactgtatatataatacatcTGATGACATTGTATTTACCAGTGAAAATGCAATACAAAATGctcattaataatataataaaaaaaataataataatgcccACCATTAAAAGACTCTCCTAACACATTAAATAATTGCATGGATTGTTATACCTGTCTTTCTTTTAGTAAGTAAAAAGCACCACTGATTCTTTTCTAGGCACACATCCTAGAGTTTGGGCTCACAGTGCATGAGAAATTTGTGCCACAGGATATGCGACCATTGCACAAAAAACTGGTGGATCAGTTTCATGTGATGAGAACAAGTTTAGGGTTACAGGTGATTACATGCTTAtttgaaatatacattttaaatgctcaTAATGCTCTTTGTAtgtatacaaaatatttaatgttgGCTTTGGATTCAAGAgccattattatataattaacaactgtataataatataatgtgcTAAAAAAGTTCATATTATCCATATTTACATCCATTTTGTCAAAATTCATCATGATGCTGGGGCTGTTTCATCAGCCACAGGAATTTCCGGCCCTTGTGCGTGCTAGTCCAATGCACTTCATGAGTGGAACCCCCCGTAACTGCAGTACCCCAGTGCCCAATGCCATCAGTCCAGACAGCACTCGGATGGTGATGAGACGCAGGTATATATCATTGTGAGATGCACATAGGCGCCCTGTGACCATGATTTTTGGGATAAACTTAAATTTCTTTGTCTCATCAGTCCCCTCAGTTACCCAGCAGTCAATCGTTATTCCTCATCCTCCCTTTCATCACAAGCCTCCAACGAAGTAAGCAACATCACAGGCCAGTCAGAAAGCTCAGATGAAGTATTCAACATGCAGGTAAgaaattattgttgttattggggtgctagtagcctagtgggtaacacacttgcctacaaaccaaaagaccacataagtcacaagttcaaatctcacttactaccattgtgtccctgagccagacgcttaaccctgagtggctccagggggactgtccctgtaactactgattgtaagctctggataagggcatctgataaatgtaaaatgtaaatgtttttacttCTACTACTACTAGTCCTAattataatacatatttattaatagTCAATTTCCCAAGTCTCTTTTGACTATTTTTCATCTTTCTTCTTTCACCATAGCCAAGTCCATCTACCTCTAGCCTTAGTTCTAATCACTCCAGCTCAGCCCATGTTAATAGCTCTGCACCTTCTAGCAACAGAGGTGGGTAACAGttaccttttacatttaaatgtatgaattcTCTGTATAATCATGATTATTACATACAGTGACTGGCTGTACATTACATAACTTCAGAGAGAAGCTTACGTTTGtagtgtatgactgtgtgttgGGACATCTGTTGTTTCTTCTACACTCTCAGCATCTCCACTGCCATCAGACAAACACAAGCATTCCAGAGACAACCTCTGCCTTTCCCCAAGAGACAGACTCTGCAGCAGTATTTACCCCATCCCAGTTGACACTCCTATAGTAAGTTTTATATGACcgtgtttttttcattgatttggTGCTGTGAATATGAACTGGAGACCTTCTTGCAGCTTCCTTTTCACCAGCACCTGTGCTATATACTGAGCATATACTGTGTCCTCTCTACTCTAAGACTGTGTTCAGTTGTAATCTGCTCTTAGATATATACATGATTCTAAAgctttgtttattgtattatttctcAGAGAGTGATACCACTACAAATTCCTGAAAGTGTATTACCACAGAGTGAGCAGAATGTTCCTTCACTCGAAAAAGGTAAGGACTAGTTTAAAGTGCAAATACATATAATGACAAAATGCTTCATTTATGCATTTGTGAACATCCCATAAAAGATACACTCACTATCACAGTAACA
Proteins encoded in this window:
- the dock4a gene encoding dedicator of cytokinesis protein 4 isoform X3, which codes for MVAGEKKNVCNTQYRRPYGCAVISIADLLTAESKDDHLLKVYSCNAESEWCQIHDNIIRKISSRYSPVGSNTGLAVTLQLLHGDLEQIHKDCMHLFTHSISITKRLGFSEIIMPGETRNDLYITLERGEFEKGGKSVARNVEISVHLVEADGEIPKNLIFAGTGDLGVDQHQSFVLYHSNSPRWAEQIKLPIPVDIFRGLHLRFEFRHCSTKEKGEKKLFGFSFIPLMQDGGCTLPDGMHELIVHKCEETANLQDTLRYLKLPFSKANLSGNNQAARSTKESFWITSFLCSTKLTQNGDMLNLLNWRTHPEKISDSLSKLKDLDGTEVVKFLQDTLDALFGIMDQSSQRNGLKVFDDLVHVINLLHDTKFHHFKLVMDNYIENHFAGALSYRDLIKFMKWYVSRIIDAEHHEQIQQVLKASEYVFKYIVQSRQLYAVATCGQSEEEFRCSIYELFKSVHLFLSHESKGVNPITHTQAVFLRSFPTVCCELLKIFTVEEVAVLARDTIGSLPNMAHTDCPLQTVKLQCIAKTVESPLYTNTESRCVLLPVVLHHLEVHMQGQRDLGMCAHILTKMLSNINVDDMERVASEEVNMIMESISGVLLRTILQVSSYPQTPRTAMRLQYQDVTGEFVACLLTLLRQLNDKDYQQLLTRLPSKDELTNFLLQLFTIFQILIRPDMFPRDWTVMRLVTNNVIITTLLYLSDTLRKNFLNEQFDFKVWESYFYLSIVFINQPCLQLETFPPSKRKKVLEKYGDMRVMIGCEIFSIWQSLDEHKLNFIPGMIGPFLEVTLVPQPDLRNVMIPIFHDMLECEQRRSGNFKQVEAKLIDKLDSLMSDGKGDETYKELFNSIIPLFGPYPSLLKKIERETWRESGASLIATVTRLMERLLDYRDCMKIGEADGKKMGCTANLLNFYKTELNKEEMYIRYIHKLYDLHFKAQNYTEAAYTLLLYDELLEWTERPLREFLTYPMQSEWQRKECLHLTIIHNFDRGKCWENCIILCRELANQYEAYFDYRNLSKMRMMEASLYEKIINQQRLEPEFFRIGFYGKKFPFFLRNKEFVCRGNDYERLEAFQQRMLSEFPHAIAMQHANMPDQTIHQAEAQYLQIYTVSPVPDRQDVLQRDGVPNNIKSFYKVNHIWRFRYDRPFHKGSKDKENEFKSLWVERTTLTLAQSLPGISRWFEVEKRELVEISPLENASEVIENKNLELRTLIAQCQTRQMQNINPLTMCLNGVIDAAVNGGLARYQEAFFAKDYIANHPEDGDKINRLRDLMFEQAHILEFGLTVHEKFVPQDMRPLHKKLVDQFHVMRTSLGLQPQEFPALVRASPMHFMSGTPRNCSTPVPNAISPDSTRMVMRRSPLSYPAVNRYSSSSLSSQASNEVSNITGQSESSDEVFNMQPSPSTSSLSSNHSSSAHVNSSAPSSNRASPLPSDKHKHSRDNLCLSPRDRLCSSIYPIPVDTPIRVIPLQIPESVLPQSEQNVPSLEKGIRTLSINMKPLSPIPSARSPQKTPIPPLTPSPIDGLPTGGLVLNSPVRSGSYSSGISSLSRCSVSETCSVEPPPADSPVPPPVPASLEDPMVRRGSKTPPPYSVYERNNPRRATPLPHSLSVPPSADSSGLPAKPQLNRSIRLHSEPRQRTVPRKVSQL